The Coffea arabica cultivar ET-39 chromosome 3c, Coffea Arabica ET-39 HiFi, whole genome shotgun sequence genome contains a region encoding:
- the LOC113734956 gene encoding large ribosomal subunit protein uL2my, C-terminal part, which produces MSFSRGRMASSILLGSLRCQTKPANSHAFFSSSAIETVTRKPPARVPQPMMMNDMFTLDISSQVGSCMPLSMMRIGTLIHNVEMRPGQGAKLVRAAGTVAKILTEPNTTSSRFCDIKLPSGRKKSIDTRCRATIGQVSNPEHGKKKLRKAGQSRWLGRRPKVRGVAMNPVDHPHGGGEGKSKSSGSHGRGSRTPWGKPTKCGYKTGPLKRRK; this is translated from the exons ATGTCGTTTTCAAGAGGTCGCATGGCTTCATCAATCCTCCTCGGCAGCCTCCGCTGCCAGACGAAGCCCGCCAACAGCCACGCCTTCTTTTCTTCAA GTGCAATCGAAACCGTGACTAGGAAGCCGCCGGCTAGGGTTCCCCAACCGATGATGATGAACGATATGTTTACGCTGGATATCAGCTCTCAAGTCGGGTCGTGTATGCCTCTGTCGATGATGCGGATCGGGACCCTGATCCATAACGTCGAGATGCGACCCGGTCAAGGCGCCAAGCTCGTCCGAGCTGCCGGCACTGTTGCTAAGATTTTAACGGAGCCAAACACGACGTCGTCTAG GTTTTGTGATATAAAATTACCGTCGGGGAGAAAGAAGAGTATAGACACAAGGTGTAGGGCAACAATCGGACAGGTATCGAATCCAGAGCATGGGAAGAAGAAGTTACGGAAGGCTGGGCAGAGCAGGTGGCTGGGAAGGAGGCCAAAGGTGAGAGGTGTGGCAATGAATCCGGTTGATCATCCGCATGGAGGCGGTGAAGGGAAAAGTAAGAGTAGTGGGAGTCATGGACGTGGTTCACGTACACCATGGGGGAAGCCCACTAAGTGTGGCTACAAAACTGGGCCACTCAAGAGGAGAAAGTAG